One genomic segment of Anaerolineae bacterium includes these proteins:
- the coaE gene encoding dephospho-CoA kinase (Dephospho-CoA kinase (CoaE) performs the final step in coenzyme A biosynthesis.), which produces MTIVIGLTGNIATGKSTVARLLAEWGAYVIDADQIAHQAIAPDGPAYRAVLEAFGDDLVREDGTVDRQRLAEIVFADPAALARLEAIVHPAVFELIREEIRRVTAAADPNGPQPVIVIEAIKLLEAGLSVTLCDQVWVVTASPEQQVQRLAQRRGMTEREALQRMAAQSPQAEKIRYADVVINNSGQWEDTAAQVRAAWATFVEPRRWDRESKHEQHTTLL; this is translated from the coding sequence ATGACGATCGTCATCGGGCTGACAGGAAACATCGCAACGGGGAAAAGCACTGTTGCGCGGTTGCTGGCAGAATGGGGGGCCTACGTCATTGACGCCGATCAAATAGCGCACCAAGCCATCGCCCCTGATGGGCCGGCCTATCGAGCTGTACTGGAGGCGTTTGGCGACGATCTGGTGCGGGAGGATGGTACGGTTGACCGACAGCGGCTAGCTGAGATCGTCTTTGCCGATCCAGCTGCGCTGGCCAGGCTGGAGGCTATCGTCCATCCGGCCGTGTTTGAGCTCATCCGAGAGGAGATCCGCCGCGTAACTGCCGCCGCTGATCCCAATGGACCCCAGCCGGTGATCGTCATTGAGGCGATCAAGCTGCTGGAGGCTGGGCTGAGCGTCACTTTATGCGATCAAGTGTGGGTAGTGACGGCATCGCCTGAGCAACAAGTGCAACGCCTGGCACAGCGACGTGGAATGACAGAGCGAGAAGCTCTCCAGCGGATGGCAGCTCAATCTCCTCAAGCGGAAAAGATCCGCTACGCAGATGTTGTGATTAACAATAGTGGGCAGTGGGAGGATACCGCTGCCCAGGTGCGGGCAGCGTGGGCAACCTTTGTGGAACCCCGAAGATGGGATCGGGAGAGCAAGCATGAACAGCATACGACGCTTCTATGA
- the secF gene encoding protein translocase subunit SecF translates to MFNIVEKRGWYFLLSALIIIPGLIAMIYSTITYGTPLRLSIDFTGGSFWELRFAQPVQPAEVREPFVDRGFTDTTVQTVGDGRTVVIRLKEIDNETKVALRQALEERFGPADELQFRSVGPAIGREVTQAATIAVIAASLAILGFIIVAFRRVPHPFRFGICAIVAMIHDILVTTGLFSIASLILKWEVDALFLSALLTVIGFSVQDTIVVFDRIRENIPKRRGESFETVVNRSLLETLHRSLATQLNAIFVMIAILLFGGATIKQFIATMLVGLISGTYSSIFNAVPLLVVWEQGDLRRLWLRLRRHQPATA, encoded by the coding sequence TTGTTCAACATTGTCGAGAAGCGCGGCTGGTATTTCTTGCTCTCGGCCTTAATCATCATCCCTGGGCTGATCGCGATGATCTACTCCACGATCACCTATGGCACACCTCTCCGCCTGAGCATTGACTTCACGGGTGGATCCTTCTGGGAGCTGCGATTCGCCCAGCCGGTACAGCCGGCCGAGGTACGAGAGCCATTCGTGGATCGCGGGTTCACTGATACGACGGTGCAGACGGTGGGTGACGGCCGCACGGTGGTGATCCGCCTCAAGGAGATTGATAACGAGACCAAGGTCGCGCTGCGGCAGGCGCTAGAGGAACGATTCGGCCCGGCTGACGAGCTGCAGTTCCGCTCGGTCGGACCGGCCATCGGCCGCGAGGTGACTCAGGCGGCGACGATAGCCGTGATTGCAGCTTCTTTAGCGATATTGGGCTTCATCATTGTGGCCTTTCGACGGGTGCCACATCCGTTCCGTTTCGGCATCTGTGCCATCGTTGCGATGATCCATGACATCCTAGTGACCACCGGCCTGTTCTCTATTGCCAGCCTCATCCTGAAGTGGGAAGTGGACGCGCTTTTCCTGAGTGCGCTGCTGACGGTGATCGGCTTTTCCGTACAGGATACCATCGTCGTGTTCGATCGCATCCGCGAGAATATCCCTAAGCGCCGCGGTGAGTCCTTCGAGACAGTGGTTAACCGCAGCCTTCTGGAGACGCTACACCGGTCTCTGGCCACGCAACTCAACGCGATTTTCGTCATGATTGCGATCTTGCTCTTCGGTGGCGCAACGATCAAGCAGTTCATCGCCACCATGCTGGTCGGGCTGATCAGCGGCACCTATTCTTCGATCTTCAATGCAGTGCCGCTGCTGGTAGTGTGGGAGCAGGGGGACCTAAGGCGGCTGTGGCTACGACTGCGAAGGCACCAGCCAGCCACTGCGTAA
- the trxB gene encoding thioredoxin-disulfide reductase has protein sequence MSTELENVIIIGSGPAGLTAGLYAARAELKPLLLTGNEIGGQISLTTDVENYPGFPEAITGPELIERMREQAEKFGCRIEHDYVTRVDFLRHPFIIETGNGKQYAAKAVIVATGATPRRLGVPGEQEFTGRGVSYCATCDGFFFRGKELVVVGGGDSALEEGLFLTRFATKVRIVHRRDQLRASQILQRRAFANEKIEFIWNSIVTAIHGDGSVRSVTLRNVKTGEESELKTDGVFIYIGHIPNTQLFVGQLEMDPDGYLIVDKRMRTNIPGVFAAGDVQDRYFRQVATAVGQGCAAAMEAEKFIAELEDRAYEGHKEAARSFEAR, from the coding sequence ATGAGCACAGAGTTAGAAAATGTGATCATCATCGGGAGTGGTCCAGCTGGGCTCACTGCGGGGTTGTACGCAGCCCGTGCAGAGCTGAAGCCGCTCCTGCTCACCGGCAACGAGATCGGCGGCCAGATCTCGCTGACCACCGATGTCGAAAACTATCCTGGCTTCCCGGAGGCGATCACTGGCCCGGAACTGATCGAACGGATGCGGGAGCAGGCTGAGAAGTTCGGCTGTCGTATCGAGCACGACTACGTGACCAGGGTGGACTTCCTACGCCATCCGTTTATCATTGAGACCGGCAACGGTAAGCAATATGCCGCGAAGGCCGTGATCGTCGCCACGGGTGCTACGCCTCGTCGCCTAGGAGTGCCCGGCGAACAGGAATTCACCGGGCGGGGCGTTTCCTACTGCGCCACCTGTGACGGCTTCTTCTTCCGAGGGAAGGAGCTGGTGGTGGTCGGCGGCGGCGACAGCGCGCTGGAAGAGGGGTTGTTCCTTACCCGGTTTGCCACGAAGGTCCGCATCGTACACCGGCGTGACCAGTTGCGGGCGAGCCAGATCCTGCAGCGCCGAGCGTTCGCCAATGAGAAGATTGAGTTCATCTGGAACAGCATCGTAACCGCTATCCATGGCGATGGCAGTGTCCGCTCCGTGACCTTGAGGAACGTCAAGACGGGCGAGGAGAGCGAGTTGAAGACCGACGGGGTCTTTATCTATATCGGCCATATCCCGAATACTCAACTATTCGTCGGCCAACTGGAGATGGATCCAGACGGTTACCTGATCGTGGACAAACGGATGCGCACAAATATCCCTGGGGTCTTCGCCGCTGGCGATGTGCAGGACCGCTATTTCCGACAGGTGGCGACCGCCGTCGGCCAAGGGTGTGCCGCAGCGATGGAGGCCGAGAAGTTCATCGCCGAGCTAGAGGACCGCGCTTACGAGGGACACAAGGAGGCTGCAAGGTCGTTCGAAGCGCGATGA
- a CDS encoding biotin--[acetyl-CoA-carboxylase] ligase, whose amino-acid sequence MAVASRLRTRVMGRPLVYAPRLSSTQNLAAYLAARGWPEGTVVLAEEQTAGRGRQGRSWWAPYGGALLLSLLLRPSLSPSQAQQLTMVAGLAAAEAIEAVCAVPVALKWPNDLYARGRKVGGILVESRLSPDGRALDHAIVGIGINVTVEFADQPELRAIATSLHVEANRPVERETLLLALLERTEARYEALLAGQPCHVEWASRLLWLGEAVLVVTPDGSLAGVAIGVSEEGALLVRRIDGEVEAVWTGDVRRWTTDHE is encoded by the coding sequence ATGGCGGTGGCTTCTCGTTTGCGAACCAGGGTGATGGGACGGCCGTTGGTGTACGCGCCGCGCCTGTCATCCACCCAAAATCTAGCCGCATACCTAGCCGCGCGCGGCTGGCCGGAGGGGACTGTGGTGCTCGCTGAGGAGCAGACCGCTGGCCGTGGCCGGCAGGGGCGCTCATGGTGGGCTCCTTACGGCGGAGCGCTGTTGCTCTCCCTATTGCTGCGGCCGAGCCTATCGCCTTCCCAAGCACAGCAGCTGACGATGGTGGCTGGACTGGCGGCTGCAGAGGCCATTGAGGCCGTTTGCGCCGTGCCTGTGGCGCTCAAATGGCCCAATGATCTGTATGCGAGAGGGCGAAAAGTAGGCGGCATCTTGGTGGAAAGTCGGCTGTCCCCAGATGGCCGCGCGCTGGACCATGCGATCGTGGGCATCGGCATCAATGTGACGGTAGAGTTCGCCGATCAGCCGGAGCTACGGGCTATCGCTACTTCGTTGCATGTCGAGGCGAATCGTCCGGTGGAGCGAGAGACGCTGCTGTTGGCGTTGTTGGAGCGTACGGAGGCCCGCTACGAGGCCCTGCTGGCCGGCCAACCCTGCCATGTCGAATGGGCCTCCCGCCTGTTGTGGCTGGGTGAGGCGGTGTTGGTGGTAACGCCAGATGGCTCGCTAGCGGGCGTTGCCATCGGGGTGAGCGAGGAGGGCGCGCTGCTGGTCCGGCGCATAGATGGCGAGGTGGAGGCGGTTTGGACAGGAGATGTCAGACGATGGACGACGGACCATGAATGA
- the prmA gene encoding 50S ribosomal protein L11 methyltransferase yields the protein MKWIEISVRVDREAAEAVYEFFNRVYRQADGATSTVVEADGYNSRGELVDTSVLVKLYVPVDSRLDEVKRRIEEGLWHLSQISPSISEPTFRELTQDDWAHAWREHFHPQRIGSRLVIKPSWRAWPAAPDDVVIELDPGMAFGTGLHPSTRLCLILLERYLQPGMRVLDQGSGSGILSLAAAKLGAAYVHARDIDPVAVQATRENAERNHLADRIQVTQGSLPPEEEFDLILCNILADTIIHLLRLGMVTRLAPGGVLIASGIIETQQDHVKEVMELRGLRIVERLSESDWVALVARLPG from the coding sequence ATGAAGTGGATCGAGATCAGCGTCCGAGTGGATCGGGAAGCAGCAGAGGCCGTCTATGAGTTCTTCAACCGCGTTTACCGCCAGGCGGATGGCGCCACCAGCACGGTGGTGGAGGCGGATGGTTACAACTCACGCGGCGAGCTGGTGGACACCTCAGTCCTCGTAAAGCTGTATGTGCCAGTAGATTCGCGTCTGGATGAGGTAAAGCGGCGTATCGAAGAAGGGTTATGGCATCTCAGCCAGATTAGCCCTTCGATCTCTGAGCCCACATTCCGTGAGCTGACTCAGGACGACTGGGCTCACGCCTGGAGGGAGCATTTTCATCCACAACGGATCGGCTCGCGATTGGTCATCAAGCCGAGCTGGCGTGCATGGCCAGCTGCTCCTGACGATGTGGTCATCGAGCTCGATCCAGGGATGGCATTCGGCACCGGGTTACACCCATCTACCCGGCTTTGTCTGATCTTACTTGAGCGTTATCTGCAACCAGGCATGCGGGTGTTGGATCAGGGATCAGGCTCTGGTATCTTGTCCCTGGCAGCCGCCAAGCTAGGCGCAGCCTATGTTCACGCCCGGGACATTGATCCGGTAGCTGTCCAGGCCACCCGTGAGAACGCCGAGCGCAACCACCTAGCCGACCGGATTCAGGTGACCCAAGGCTCCCTGCCGCCTGAGGAGGAATTCGATCTGATCCTATGTAACATTTTGGCTGATACGATCATCCATTTACTGAGGCTAGGGATGGTGACCCGATTAGCCCCCGGCGGTGTATTGATCGCTTCGGGGATTATTGAGACGCAGCAAGATCATGTAAAGGAGGTCATGGAGCTAAGGGGACTGCGGATCGTGGAGCGGCTGAGCGAAAGCGACTGGGTGGCCCTGGTAGCTCGACTTCCCGGGTGA
- a CDS encoding L-fucose isomerase, translating to MSDFKMNPPQNRLVGAMPKIGIRPTIDGRRKGVRESLEEQTMALARAVADLLTSNLRHSNGLPVECVIADTCIGGLAESAQAAEKFAREGVGVSITVTPCWCYGSETMDMDPYIPKAIWGFNGTERPGAVYLAAVLAAHNQKGLPAFSIYGRDVQDAGDTTIPDDVKEKLLRFAKAGLAVATMRGKSYLSMGNVSMGIAGSIVDHAFFESYLGMKVMTVDMTEFVRRMDEGIYDKEEFARAMQWVKKYCKEGREYNPPEKQRSRAQKDKDWETVVKMTMIARDLMVGNPRLAEIGYGEEALGHNAIVAGFQGQRQWTDHFPNGDFMEAILNSSFDWNGIREPYIVATENDCLNGVSMLIGHLLTDRAQIFADVRTYWSPAAVKRVTGYELTGMTAGGVIHLINSGAATLDATGQQAVNGHPVMKPFWEITPEEAERCLAATTWYPAITEYFRGGGFSSSFLTKGGMPVTMFRINLVKGLGPVLQLAEGYTVDLPEEVHHVLNERTNPTWPTHWFVPILTGSGPFRDVYSVMANWGANHGTISYGHIGAELITLASMLRIPVSMHNVPEEKIFRPSAWSAFGAMDPQGADFRACANFGPLYGRYC from the coding sequence ATGTCAGATTTCAAGATGAATCCACCACAGAATCGGCTCGTGGGCGCAATGCCCAAGATCGGCATCCGGCCCACCATTGACGGCCGGCGCAAGGGGGTGCGCGAATCGCTAGAGGAACAGACGATGGCCTTGGCTCGCGCTGTGGCAGACTTGCTGACGTCTAACCTACGCCACTCGAATGGGCTGCCCGTCGAGTGCGTCATCGCCGACACGTGCATCGGCGGGCTGGCAGAGTCCGCGCAAGCAGCCGAGAAGTTCGCCCGCGAGGGGGTGGGCGTCTCCATCACCGTCACGCCTTGTTGGTGCTACGGCTCTGAGACGATGGACATGGACCCATACATTCCCAAAGCGATCTGGGGGTTCAACGGCACTGAACGCCCTGGCGCCGTCTACCTAGCGGCGGTCCTAGCTGCGCACAATCAGAAGGGGTTGCCTGCCTTCAGCATCTACGGGCGGGACGTCCAGGACGCCGGCGATACCACGATCCCGGATGATGTGAAGGAGAAACTACTGCGGTTCGCCAAGGCTGGGCTGGCCGTTGCCACCATGCGCGGCAAGTCGTACTTGTCCATGGGCAATGTCTCCATGGGCATCGCCGGTTCCATTGTAGATCATGCCTTCTTCGAGAGCTACCTGGGCATGAAGGTGATGACCGTGGACATGACCGAGTTCGTGCGCCGCATGGACGAGGGGATCTACGACAAAGAGGAGTTCGCCCGTGCCATGCAGTGGGTGAAGAAATACTGCAAGGAAGGGCGAGAGTATAACCCGCCCGAGAAGCAACGTAGTCGAGCTCAAAAGGATAAGGACTGGGAGACCGTAGTCAAAATGACGATGATTGCCCGCGATCTGATGGTAGGTAACCCACGGCTGGCGGAGATAGGCTATGGCGAGGAGGCGCTGGGGCACAATGCCATCGTCGCCGGCTTCCAGGGGCAGCGTCAGTGGACCGACCACTTCCCTAATGGCGATTTCATGGAGGCGATCCTCAACTCTTCATTCGATTGGAATGGGATCCGCGAGCCCTACATCGTCGCTACTGAGAACGACTGTCTCAACGGCGTCTCCATGTTGATCGGGCATCTCCTGACCGACCGCGCCCAGATCTTCGCCGATGTGCGCACTTATTGGAGCCCGGCTGCGGTCAAGCGGGTGACTGGCTACGAGCTGACGGGAATGACCGCTGGCGGAGTAATTCACCTGATCAACTCCGGCGCGGCCACGCTGGACGCCACCGGGCAGCAGGCGGTGAATGGCCACCCGGTCATGAAGCCATTCTGGGAGATCACTCCTGAAGAAGCCGAGCGTTGCCTGGCGGCGACCACCTGGTATCCGGCCATCACAGAGTATTTCCGCGGCGGTGGCTTCTCGTCCAGCTTCCTGACCAAGGGGGGGATGCCAGTCACCATGTTCCGGATCAACCTGGTCAAAGGGCTGGGACCAGTCCTGCAACTGGCCGAGGGGTACACAGTGGATTTGCCGGAAGAGGTACACCACGTTCTGAATGAACGCACCAATCCTACTTGGCCAACACACTGGTTCGTGCCCATTTTGACGGGTAGCGGGCCGTTCCGAGATGTCTACTCGGTGATGGCGAACTGGGGCGCCAACCATGGGACGATCAGCTATGGCCATATCGGCGCTGAGCTGATCACGCTGGCGTCCATGCTGCGCATCCCCGTCTCCATGCACAACGTGCCAGAAGAGAAGATCTTCCGTCCCAGCGCCTGGAGCGCCTTCGGCGCGATGGACCCCCAGGGGGCGGACTTCCGCGCCTGTGCAAACTTCGGGCCGTTATACGGGAGGTATTGCTAA
- a CDS encoding 16S rRNA (uracil(1498)-N(3))-methyltransferase, producing MHRFFLPPDVIREGQVRFPEMTARQILHVLRLRPGDIVAVLDGQGILYRVILKRVDRDAVLGQVTGQEVATGEPKMAVTLYASLIKGERFEWILQKGTELGVLRFVPMVTERTVVRDLTLSTSRQARWRRIVQEAAEQSGRALLPEVETPMTFAAACEQAAMADLSLIAWVEEKRRTLADIWGNRRPATLAILIGPEGGFTPDEVEQACACGIMPFSMGPRVLRAETAAVVAVALAMQQAGELSPT from the coding sequence GTGCACCGGTTTTTCCTCCCACCTGACGTGATCCGGGAGGGGCAGGTCCGCTTTCCTGAGATGACCGCGCGTCAGATCCTGCATGTCCTGCGCCTGCGGCCAGGTGACATAGTCGCTGTCCTGGATGGGCAAGGTATACTTTACCGAGTCATCTTGAAGCGCGTAGACAGGGATGCGGTGCTTGGACAGGTGACAGGACAAGAAGTGGCTACTGGCGAGCCGAAGATGGCTGTCACCCTCTACGCATCCCTAATCAAAGGCGAACGATTCGAGTGGATTCTGCAGAAAGGCACCGAATTGGGGGTCTTGCGTTTCGTGCCGATGGTGACCGAGCGCACCGTGGTGCGAGATCTGACCCTGTCCACCTCGCGGCAGGCGCGCTGGCGACGCATCGTGCAAGAGGCTGCCGAACAAAGCGGCCGGGCGCTCCTCCCAGAGGTGGAGACGCCGATGACCTTTGCGGCGGCCTGCGAGCAGGCCGCCATGGCTGATCTGAGCTTGATTGCCTGGGTGGAGGAGAAGAGACGCACATTGGCGGATATATGGGGTAATCGCCGGCCGGCCACGCTGGCGATCTTAATCGGACCGGAAGGTGGGTTTACGCCCGATGAGGTGGAACAGGCCTGCGCCTGTGGGATCATGCCGTTTTCGATGGGGCCACGGGTGTTGCGGGCAGAGACGGCGGCGGTGGTGGCTGTCGCGCTGGCGATGCAGCAAGCAGGTGAGCTGTCGCCCACCTGA
- a CDS encoding Uma2 family endonuclease, producing MSETVYEPRLTTEIAELFPLQGQWTEADYFSLPETNRYLELSEGELIMPPHPTNTHQRILLDLATSLQTFVTEHNLGIVRIAPLPVRLWPGKIREPDILFVAKEHHDRIGEQFFGPPDLVIEITSPSTRHADRAEKPLEYARAGVSEYWIVDPDARTIEVLTLRQGVYELLARYGPGEIAHSALLDGFHVPLDSLFAPQV from the coding sequence ATGTCAGAGACCGTGTATGAACCCCGTTTGACCACTGAGATCGCTGAGCTGTTCCCCCTCCAGGGACAGTGGACGGAAGCAGACTATTTCTCTTTGCCCGAGACCAACCGTTATCTCGAGCTGTCGGAGGGAGAACTGATCATGCCTCCGCATCCTACGAACACCCACCAGCGCATCCTGCTAGATCTGGCCACTTCGCTGCAAACGTTCGTTACGGAGCATAACCTCGGCATTGTTCGAATAGCTCCGCTACCTGTGCGGCTTTGGCCCGGGAAGATTCGCGAGCCCGATATCTTGTTCGTGGCCAAAGAGCACCATGATCGCATTGGCGAGCAGTTCTTTGGCCCTCCTGATCTTGTGATCGAGATCACCTCCCCCAGTACCCGCCATGCCGATCGGGCAGAGAAGCCTCTGGAGTACGCCCGCGCCGGCGTCTCCGAATACTGGATTGTGGATCCTGACGCACGCACGATCGAGGTCCTCACCTTACGCCAGGGAGTGTACGAGCTATTGGCCAGATATGGTCCTGGCGAGATAGCCCACTCTGCCCTGCTCGACGGCTTTCACGTGCCTTTAGACTCCCTCTTTGCCCCTCAGGTATAA
- a CDS encoding ABC-F family ATP-binding cassette domain-containing protein codes for MSLLIASGLAKSYGALDVFEQVEVRVEHGDRIGLVGPNGQGKTTLLKILAGLEPPSAGMVTRARGLRIGYLPQDPPSPGAHTLYADLLNVFAGLQAQGEALYVLEQQIERTADEAELERLLNQYGELQSRFELTGGYWYELRICQVLSGLGFQEEDYHRPLAHLSGGQRTRALLARLLLEQPDLLLLDEPTNHLDLEAMEWLEETLLQWKGALVVVAHDRYFLDRVVTRVWELAHGRLEAYRGNYSYYIFQRQERLKAQQRLWEKQQEYIAQTEDFIRRYRAGQRSREARGRLRRLERFKAEELIERPREQPRIRLDIASRIRSGDLVLATKDLVVGYDSAAPLFHCPDLEIRRGHTVALIGPNGAGKTTFLKTILGEIPPLAGRIRIGASVEIGYLAQTQAGLNPQQTVLDAILEVAPRLTIEEARRFLGRFLFTGDDAFQTIGTLSGGQRSRIALARLALKGANFLILDEPTNHLDLESQETLQDVLSRFSGTILLVTHDRYLAQALATHIWELRNGELRVYEGGYNAYLAQRAAERGGTQVTITMSRPSSSAQEARERMREERRQRQAQRRRAERAAALEHEIQALESELAQLASAIDAASRQQALDQVQQLGVQYVAIEERLHQLMEEWASLV; via the coding sequence ATGTCTCTACTGATCGCCAGTGGGCTGGCCAAATCATACGGCGCGCTAGACGTCTTCGAGCAGGTCGAAGTGCGCGTTGAACACGGTGACCGTATCGGCTTGGTGGGGCCTAACGGCCAGGGCAAGACTACGCTACTAAAGATTCTGGCCGGGCTTGAGCCCCCTTCCGCCGGCATGGTGACGCGAGCGCGCGGGCTGCGCATAGGCTATCTGCCCCAGGATCCGCCTTCACCCGGTGCACATACGCTGTATGCCGATCTGCTTAACGTCTTCGCCGGTTTGCAAGCACAGGGAGAAGCCCTGTATGTCCTTGAACAGCAGATTGAAAGGACCGCAGACGAGGCCGAACTAGAACGCCTCCTCAATCAATACGGCGAGCTGCAATCGCGCTTCGAGTTGACCGGTGGCTATTGGTACGAGCTGCGCATTTGCCAGGTGCTGAGCGGGCTAGGGTTTCAGGAAGAGGACTACCATCGGCCGCTGGCGCACCTAAGCGGCGGCCAACGCACGCGCGCCTTGCTCGCCCGCCTTCTGCTGGAGCAGCCTGATCTACTGCTCCTAGATGAGCCAACCAACCATCTTGACCTGGAAGCGATGGAATGGCTGGAGGAGACGCTGCTTCAGTGGAAGGGCGCCTTGGTGGTGGTAGCCCATGACCGCTATTTCCTGGATAGGGTGGTCACCCGCGTCTGGGAACTAGCGCACGGCCGGCTGGAGGCTTATCGGGGTAACTACAGTTACTACATCTTTCAACGTCAAGAACGGCTCAAGGCGCAACAACGGCTCTGGGAGAAACAGCAAGAGTATATCGCTCAGACTGAAGACTTCATCCGCCGCTATAGAGCCGGCCAACGCAGCCGAGAGGCCCGAGGGCGGCTGCGCCGACTTGAACGCTTTAAGGCAGAGGAGCTTATCGAGCGTCCACGGGAACAGCCGCGCATCCGCCTGGACATCGCCAGTCGAATCCGCTCCGGTGACCTAGTGCTGGCGACCAAAGATCTGGTAGTCGGGTATGACTCCGCCGCGCCGTTGTTCCATTGCCCTGACTTGGAGATCCGACGTGGTCATACAGTGGCCCTCATTGGGCCCAACGGGGCAGGGAAGACCACTTTCCTGAAGACGATCCTCGGCGAGATCCCGCCGCTAGCGGGCCGGATTCGCATCGGCGCCAGCGTCGAGATAGGGTATTTGGCCCAAACGCAGGCCGGCTTGAATCCCCAGCAAACCGTGCTGGATGCTATCCTAGAAGTTGCGCCTCGCCTGACCATCGAGGAGGCACGGCGATTTTTGGGGCGCTTCCTGTTCACCGGCGATGACGCGTTCCAGACGATTGGGACGTTAAGCGGCGGACAGCGCAGCCGGATCGCCCTGGCACGCTTGGCCTTGAAAGGGGCAAACTTCCTAATCCTGGATGAGCCGACGAACCACCTGGACCTGGAGTCACAGGAGACCTTACAGGACGTCTTGAGTCGGTTCTCTGGCACAATCTTGCTGGTAACTCATGACCGCTACCTTGCCCAGGCACTAGCCACGCATATCTGGGAGCTACGCAATGGAGAGCTACGTGTCTACGAGGGCGGGTATAACGCCTACCTGGCCCAGCGTGCCGCCGAGCGAGGAGGCACGCAGGTCACGATAACGATGAGCCGGCCGTCCTCCAGCGCCCAGGAAGCACGTGAGCGAATGCGCGAGGAACGTCGTCAGCGCCAGGCACAGCGTCGTCGAGCCGAGCGGGCAGCCGCCCTAGAGCATGAGATCCAGGCTTTGGAATCGGAATTGGCACAACTGGCCTCCGCTATCGATGCGGCGAGCCGGCAGCAGGCGCTGGACCAGGTGCAGCAACTAGGTGTACAATACGTAGCCATCGAGGAGCGGCTGCATCAGCTCATGGAGGAATGGGCCTCTCTGGTGTAA